TCCACCGACACGGCGTTGTTCACCTGGGTTTTTCCCTGACGGAACGCCATACCGCCGATATTGACCGACTTTATGTCAACGCCGTCTTCTACCAGACGCCAGACGTCGGTCGGGTTGGTAAACAGCAGCATCACGCGGTCATTGGCGTATTTCGGGTTGTTCCACACGCGGATCATTTTTGCCACATCGACCACGTGGGCGGTGACGCCCGGCGGCGCAACCTGGGTGAGCAGGGTTTTGCGCACGTGGTCGGCGGCGACTTCATCGCTGACCACGATAATGCGCGACACATTGGTTTCCTTGGTCCAGCGGGTGGCGACCTGGCCGTGGATCAGGCGATCGTCAATGCGCGCCAGGCCGATTTTCATATGGTCGTTAGGGCCGAGGGCAACGGCGGGCGCGGCCTTGGCCGGAGCGGGCGAAGGGGCGGCGGGCGCGGGGCTTTCCTCCGGCGGTTTTTTTAGCGCTTTCACGCCTTCGCGGCCGGTTTCCACCGCGATGGCCACCAGCTCATCAAAGCCCGGATCGTCATCGCGCGCCATAAAGGTTTCTACCAGCATGGGAATGTTAACGCCGGTGACCACCTCATAATTCTGCTGGTCGACGGCGACCCGGCTGGCAGCGTTGAACGGACTGCCGCCCCAGGTATCCACCAGAAACAGCACGCCGCCGCTGGTATCAAGGCCGCTGATTTTTCCCTGGTATTTTTCAATTAAAGTTTCGGCATTCTCTCCGGGAACGAAATCGATAAAGGCGACGTTGTCTTGTTCGCCCAATAGCATTTCCGCCGTTTTCAGCAACTGCTCTGCGGCGCTCCCGTGTGTGCCGATGATAATAGCTATTGCCACTCGCTACCTCCTCGTTAAACCTCAGGTACAGATCGTTGTTTTTGCCGTCTTCCTGACGGTCAGTTTCACGGTTCAGATCCATTATGGGTGAAATTCGGCAAGGCAGAGTCGGCCCTGGTCGTACAGCGTTAGCCGGCCGGCCGGATAGACCGCTGCTTTCGTCATTTATTTTAGTGGGCGAAAAAATAAATAGTGTGACGCTGCTCCGCTATTAACTAAGAGAAATCGCATGTTTTTTCAGCTTGTTGACAGATCAACACGGCGATTTAAAATTGGCTTGGACAGTAAAATTTTTCCTGATAGAGTATCCGCTTCTTTCATTATTAGGAGTGAAGGGCCTCAGCCCACCCTATGGACTGTCACCGAAGTCGCTGTTTTCCAAGGTTATACCCGCCACCTGCTGGCATCACACAAGCAATCACGGCCGCCCGGCCATATCCCGGTACTACCACCCCGAACTTTTGCTATTTCCGCCGCACTGCGTCCGACATGCGATTCATCGCCCCTGCGCGTCGCTTAGCTAATCTGTCTTTTTCCGGAGTCTGACATGGAATTTTTAATGGACCCCTCAATTTGGGCAGGGTTACTGACCTTAGTGGTATTGGAGATCGTACTGGGTATCGACAACCTGGTGTTTATCGCCATTTTGGCGGACAAACTGCCGCCGAAGCTGCGGGATAAGGCACGAATTCTGGGCCTGTCGCTGGCGCTGATTATGCGCCTGGGGCTGTTGTCGGTGATTTCGTGGATGGTCACGCTGACCACGCCGCTGTTCAGCGTGGCGGAGTTCAGCTTCTCCGGCCGCGATTTGATTCTGCTGTTCGGCGGTGTGTTCTTGCTGTTTAAGGCCACGATGGAACTGCACGAGCGGCTGGAAGGGCGCTCGCATCAGGATGAGGGCAACCGCGGTTACGCCAAATTCTGGGCGGTGGTGGTGCAGATTGTGATCCTCGACGCGGTGTTTTCACTGGATGCGGTGATTACCGCCGTCGGCATGGTAAACGATTTGCCGGTGATGATGACCGCGGTGGTGATCGCTATGGCGGTGATGCTGCTGGCGTCCAAGCCGCTGACCAATTTCGTCAATGCGCATCCGACCATTGTGGTGCTGTGCCTGAGTTTCCTGCTGATGATCGGCCTGAGCCTGATCGCGGAAGGTTTCGGCCTGCATATTCCGAAAGGCTACCTGTATGCGGCGATCGGCTTCTCGATTCTGATCGAGTTGTTTAACCAGATTGCGCGTCGCAACTTTATCAAGCATCAGGAACGTCGGCCAATGCGTGAGCGCACCGCAGAAGCCATCATGCGTTTGATGGGGCAGCAGCGCGCACAGCAGCAGGCGACGGAAGACGTACTGATGCCGGTGGATGAAACCTTCGCGGAAGAAGAGCGCTACATGATCAGCGGCGTGCTGACGCTGGCCTCGCGATCGCTGCGCAGCGTGATGACGCCGCGTACCGAAATTTCGTGGGTTGACTGCGATCGCTCACGCGATGAGGTGCGGGCACAGCTGCTGGATACGCCGCACAGCCTGTTCCCGGTGTGCCGGGATGAGCTGGATGAAGTTATCGGCGTGGTGCGCGCCAAGGATCTGCTGGTGGCGCTGGAGCAGGGCGAGGATATCGCCGAGTTTGCCGCACGCACGCCGCCGATCGTGGTGCCGGAGACTATGGACGTGATTAACCTGCTGGCGGTGCTACGGCGCGCCAAAGGCCGTCTGGTGGTGGTCACCAACGAGTTCGGCGTGGTGCAGGGGCTGGTAACGCCGCTGGATGTGCTGGAGGCCATTGCCGGCGAGTTCCCGGACGAG
The nucleotide sequence above comes from Serratia rhizosphaerae. Encoded proteins:
- the manX gene encoding PTS mannose transporter subunit IIAB → MAIAIIIGTHGSAAEQLLKTAEMLLGEQDNVAFIDFVPGENAETLIEKYQGKISGLDTSGGVLFLVDTWGGSPFNAASRVAVDQQNYEVVTGVNIPMLVETFMARDDDPGFDELVAIAVETGREGVKALKKPPEESPAPAAPSPAPAKAAPAVALGPNDHMKIGLARIDDRLIHGQVATRWTKETNVSRIIVVSDEVAADHVRKTLLTQVAPPGVTAHVVDVAKMIRVWNNPKYANDRVMLLFTNPTDVWRLVEDGVDIKSVNIGGMAFRQGKTQVNNAVSVDEKDIEAFKKLNERGIELEVRKVSSDTRLKMMDLINKLN
- a CDS encoding TerC family protein; protein product: MEFLMDPSIWAGLLTLVVLEIVLGIDNLVFIAILADKLPPKLRDKARILGLSLALIMRLGLLSVISWMVTLTTPLFSVAEFSFSGRDLILLFGGVFLLFKATMELHERLEGRSHQDEGNRGYAKFWAVVVQIVILDAVFSLDAVITAVGMVNDLPVMMTAVVIAMAVMLLASKPLTNFVNAHPTIVVLCLSFLLMIGLSLIAEGFGLHIPKGYLYAAIGFSILIELFNQIARRNFIKHQERRPMRERTAEAIMRLMGQQRAQQQATEDVLMPVDETFAEEERYMISGVLTLASRSLRSVMTPRTEISWVDCDRSRDEVRAQLLDTPHSLFPVCRDELDEVIGVVRAKDLLVALEQGEDIAEFAARTPPIVVPETMDVINLLAVLRRAKGRLVVVTNEFGVVQGLVTPLDVLEAIAGEFPDEDETPDIVVDGDSWLVQGGADLHSLEQALNCQDLVSPTEDYASLAGFLLSHYGQMPAVGEVLEQNGLRFEILAASEYRIELVRISQVMSAQADPE